From one Gadus morhua chromosome 8, gadMor3.0, whole genome shotgun sequence genomic stretch:
- the mau2 gene encoding MAU2 chromatid cohesion factor homolog isoform X2: protein MATATEAPESWYLALLGFAEHFRTSSPPKIRLCVHCLKAVFQFKPTQRIEARTHLQLGSVLYQHTKNIELARTHLEKAWFISQQIPQFEDVQFEAASLLSELYCQQNLVDSAKPLLRKAIQISQQTPYWHCRLLFQLAQLHTLEKDLVSACDLLGVGAEYARVVGSEYTRALFLLSKGMLLMERKLSEVHPLLTLCSTIVENWHGNPIQKESLRVFFLVLQVTHYLDAGQIKSVKPCLKQLQQCIQTISTLHDDEILPSNSADLFHWLPKEHMCVLVYLVTVMHSMQAGYLEKAQKYTDKALMQLEKLKMLDSSPILPTFQVILLEHIIMCRLVTGHKATALQEISQVCQLFHQSSRLFTNHAAQLHTLLGLYCISVNCMDNAEAQFTAALQMTTHQELWTFIVTNLASVYIREGNRQQELYSLLERINPDQNFPVSSHCLRAAAFYIRGLFSFFEGRYNEAKRFLRETLKMSNAEDLNRLTACSLVLLGHIFFVLGNHRESSNMVVPAMQLASKIPDMSVQLWSSALLKDLNKSCGNTIDAHEAAQMHQTFSQQLLQDHMAACSLPEHNLIGWTEGLPPVQLQPQNGPTTGLTSLL, encoded by the exons ATGGCGACAGCCACAGAAGCCCCGGAGTCGTGGTACCTGGCCCTACTAGGATTTGCAGAGCACTTTCGCACGTCGAGTCCGCCTAAGATTCGTTTATGTGTCCATTGTTTGAAAGCCGTGTTTCAGTTCAAACCGACCCAGAGGATAGAGGCCCGGACACATCTCCAGCTCGGCTCGGTGTTGTATCAACACACCAAGAACATCGAACTGGCCAGGACTCATCTAGAGAAAGCG TGGTTCATCTCCCAACAA ATCCCTCAATTCGAAGATGTCCAATTCGAAGCAGCAAGTCTTCTGTCAGAGCTATACTGTCAGCAG AACCTGGTGGACTCGGCCAAGCCACTGCTGCGCAAGGCCATCCAGATCTCTCAGCAGACGCCCTACTGGCACTGCAGACTGCTGTTCCAACTCGCC CAACTGCACACCCTAGAGAAAGACCTGGTGTCCGCATGCGACCTTCTAGGGGTAGGAGCGGAATATGCAAGGGTCGTAGGCTCGGAATACACCAG aGCACTTTTCTTATTGAGTAAAGGAATG CTTCTGATGGAGCGCAAGCTGAGCGAGGTGCACCCTCTGCTCACCCTGTGCAGTACTATCGTGGAGAACTGGCACGGAAACCCCATCCAGAAGGAGTCCCTCAGGGTCTTTTTCCTGGTGCTGCAGGTCACACATTACCTGGATGCCGGACAG aTCAAGAGTGTGAAGCCTTGCCTGAAGCAGTTGCAGCAGTGCATCCAGACCATATCCACGCTGCACGACGACGAGATCCTGCCCAGCAACTCGGCCGACCTCTTCCACTGGCTGCCCAAGGAACacatgtgtgtgctggtgtacCTG GTCACCGTAATGCACTCCATGCAGGCCGGTTACTTGGAAAAGGCCCAGAAATACACAGACAAAGCATTGATGCAGCTGGAGAAGCTGAAAA TGCTGGACAGCAGTCCCATCCTGCCAACGTTTCAAGTCATTCTCCTGGAGCACATCATCATGTGTCGGCTGGTAACGGGACACAAGGCTACAGCTTTGCAAGAG ATCTCCCAGGTATGCCAGCTGTTCCACCAGTCGTCCCGGCTCTTCACTAACCACGCTGCCCAGCTTCATACGCTCCTG GGTCTCTATTGCATCTCCGTGAACTGCATGGACAACGCCGAGGCCCAGTTCACAGCCGCTCTTCAG ATGACAACGCACCAGGAGCTTTGGACCTTCATCGTGACCAACCTAGCCAGCGTCTACATCCGGGAAGGGAACCGGCagcaagag CTGTACAGTCTTCTGGAGCGCATTAATCCGGACCAAAACTTTCCCGTTAG CTCTCACTGTCTGCGAGCGGCAGCCTTCTACATCAGAGggctcttctccttcttcgAAGGGCGCTACAACGAGGCCAA GAGGTTCCTGCGGGAGACCCTGAAGATGTCGAATGCAGAGGACCTCAACCGGCTGACGGCCTGCTCTCTGGTGCTCCTGGGCCACATCTTCTTTGTTCTAGGGAACCACAGG GAAAGCAGCAACATGGTGGTTCCCGCCATGCAGTTGGCCAGCAAGATCCCGGACATGTCGGTGCAGCTCTGGTCCTCGGCTCTCCTCAAAG atCTCAACAAGTCCTGTGGGAACACCATCGACGCCCACGAGGCAGCCCAGATGCACCAGACCTTCTCCCAGCAGCTCCTGCAGGATCACATGGCGGCCTGCAGCCTCCCAGAGCACAACCTCATCGGA TGGACGGAAGGCCTTCCACCGGTGCAGCTGCAGCCGCAGAATGGACCCACCACGGGCCTCACCAGCCTGCTCTGA
- the armc6 gene encoding armadillo repeat-containing protein 6 produces the protein MARRRITQETFDAVVKENMDDFEMDPDDALKDAVEQFDSQGVDLACIVKAVPVTSEDKQGDQMQVHEVLQALDALKNTGDITNITAESEIISDLKRFTEQCSIGFAQRHLASTKDAYPVILSCCKRSLEDKEGVIASLSALSALTNGQPDLLNAEGQTLLILILNKYQEDPAVMSIGFRTIRHCCLKHEQNRQDLVKGGVLPLLTGAISRNTECGELVKEACATLRYMTFDDDIRVAFGNAHEHAKMIVQDHNALKIITAAAKAHVDNFSVLSELCATLSRLAVRNEYCQDICDLGGLKFMMTLLVDSYESQELVRQVFCALKAIAGNDDVKDAVVNAGGVPLIVIAMNRHMGNPHVCEQGSACLSVLALRKPKNCTVIMENGGTLAAVQCMRTHPDVVNVQRQACMLLRNLVSSMEHFCQPILAMGAQPLIAQALQTHGDLGDVFKAALRDLGCEVELKELWTGKKGSLTY, from the exons ATGGCAAGACGTAGGATCACACAGGAAACCTTCGATGCGGTGGTCAAAGAAAACATGGATGATTTCGAGATGGATCCTGATGATGCTTTGAAGGATGCTGTGGAGCAGTTTGATTCTCAAG GTGTGGATCTCGCCTGCATTGTCAAAGCTGTACCAGTTACATCTGAAGACAAACAAGGGGACCAAATGCAAGTTCATGAAGTCTTACAG GCACTGGACGCCTTAAAAAACACTGGTGACATAACAAACATTACCGCAGAGAGCGAGATCATTTCCGACCTAAAACGCTTCACAGAGCAGTGTTCCATTGGATTTGCCCAGCGGCACCTGGCTTCTACAAAAGATGCATATCCCGTCATCCTTTCCTGCTGCAAAAGGAGTTTAGAGGACAAGGAAGGTGTAATAgcttctctctctgccctgtCTGCACTGACCAATGGACAGCCGGACTTGTTAAATGCAGAGGGTCAAACCCTTCTCATACTGATCCTAAACAAGTATCAAGAAGACCCCGCCGTTATGTCTATTGGCTTTCGCACAATACGTCACTGCTGCTTGAAGCATGAGCAGAACAGGCAAGATTTGGTGAAAGGGGGAGTGCTTCCTCTGCTTACCGGCGCCATCAGCCGTAACACAGAATGCGGCGAGCTGGTCAAAGAGGCCTGCGCCACTCTCCGGTACATGACCTTCGATGATGATATCAGAGTTGCGTTCGGGAACGCCCACGAGCATGCCAAGATGATTGTTCAGGACCACAACGCATTGAAGATCATAACTGCAGCTGCTAAAG CTCATGTGGATAATTTCTCTGTGCTGAGTGAATTGTGTGCTACTTTGTCCCGACTGGCTGTGAGGAATGAATATTGTCAAGACATCTGTGATTTGGGAGGACTAAAATTCATGATGACTTTGCTTGTAGACAGCTATGAGTCCCAG GAGCTGGTCCGTCAGGTTTTCTGCGCGTTAAAGGCAATCGCCGGGAACGACGATGTCAAAGACGCCGTGGTGAACGCGGGTGGAGTCCCGCTCATCGTCATCGCCATGAACAGACATATGGGCAACCCACAT GTGTGTGAGCAGGGCAGTGCCTGTCTCTCGGTCCTGGCCTTGCGTAAGCCCAAAAACTGCACAGTCATCATGGAGAACGGAGGTACTCTTGCAGCGGTCCAGTGTATGAGGACGCACCCGGATGTGGTTAATGTGCAG AGACAGGCGTGTATGCTGTTGAGGAACCTGGTGAGTAGCATGGAACACTTCTGCCAACCCATCCTGGCGATGGGTGCCCAGCCGCTGATAGCTCAGGCGCTGCAGACCCACGGAGACCTCGGGGATGTGTTCAAAGCGGCCCTCCGAGACCTGGGCTGTGAGGTGGAGCTCAAAGAGCTGTGGACGGGCAAGAAGGGCAGCCTCACATACTGA
- the mau2 gene encoding MAU2 chromatid cohesion factor homolog isoform X1, with amino-acid sequence MATATEAPESWYLALLGFAEHFRTSSPPKIRLCVHCLKAVFQFKPTQRIEARTHLQLGSVLYQHTKNIELARTHLEKAWFISQQIPQFEDVQFEAASLLSELYCQQNLVDSAKPLLRKAIQISQQTPYWHCRLLFQLAQLHTLEKDLVSACDLLGVGAEYARVVGSEYTRALFLLSKGMLLLMERKLSEVHPLLTLCSTIVENWHGNPIQKESLRVFFLVLQVTHYLDAGQIKSVKPCLKQLQQCIQTISTLHDDEILPSNSADLFHWLPKEHMCVLVYLVTVMHSMQAGYLEKAQKYTDKALMQLEKLKMLDSSPILPTFQVILLEHIIMCRLVTGHKATALQEISQVCQLFHQSSRLFTNHAAQLHTLLGLYCISVNCMDNAEAQFTAALQMTTHQELWTFIVTNLASVYIREGNRQQELYSLLERINPDQNFPVSSHCLRAAAFYIRGLFSFFEGRYNEAKRFLRETLKMSNAEDLNRLTACSLVLLGHIFFVLGNHRESSNMVVPAMQLASKIPDMSVQLWSSALLKDLNKSCGNTIDAHEAAQMHQTFSQQLLQDHMAACSLPEHNLIGWTEGLPPVQLQPQNGPTTGLTSLL; translated from the exons ATGGCGACAGCCACAGAAGCCCCGGAGTCGTGGTACCTGGCCCTACTAGGATTTGCAGAGCACTTTCGCACGTCGAGTCCGCCTAAGATTCGTTTATGTGTCCATTGTTTGAAAGCCGTGTTTCAGTTCAAACCGACCCAGAGGATAGAGGCCCGGACACATCTCCAGCTCGGCTCGGTGTTGTATCAACACACCAAGAACATCGAACTGGCCAGGACTCATCTAGAGAAAGCG TGGTTCATCTCCCAACAA ATCCCTCAATTCGAAGATGTCCAATTCGAAGCAGCAAGTCTTCTGTCAGAGCTATACTGTCAGCAG AACCTGGTGGACTCGGCCAAGCCACTGCTGCGCAAGGCCATCCAGATCTCTCAGCAGACGCCCTACTGGCACTGCAGACTGCTGTTCCAACTCGCC CAACTGCACACCCTAGAGAAAGACCTGGTGTCCGCATGCGACCTTCTAGGGGTAGGAGCGGAATATGCAAGGGTCGTAGGCTCGGAATACACCAG aGCACTTTTCTTATTGAGTAAAGGAATG CTGCTTCTGATGGAGCGCAAGCTGAGCGAGGTGCACCCTCTGCTCACCCTGTGCAGTACTATCGTGGAGAACTGGCACGGAAACCCCATCCAGAAGGAGTCCCTCAGGGTCTTTTTCCTGGTGCTGCAGGTCACACATTACCTGGATGCCGGACAG aTCAAGAGTGTGAAGCCTTGCCTGAAGCAGTTGCAGCAGTGCATCCAGACCATATCCACGCTGCACGACGACGAGATCCTGCCCAGCAACTCGGCCGACCTCTTCCACTGGCTGCCCAAGGAACacatgtgtgtgctggtgtacCTG GTCACCGTAATGCACTCCATGCAGGCCGGTTACTTGGAAAAGGCCCAGAAATACACAGACAAAGCATTGATGCAGCTGGAGAAGCTGAAAA TGCTGGACAGCAGTCCCATCCTGCCAACGTTTCAAGTCATTCTCCTGGAGCACATCATCATGTGTCGGCTGGTAACGGGACACAAGGCTACAGCTTTGCAAGAG ATCTCCCAGGTATGCCAGCTGTTCCACCAGTCGTCCCGGCTCTTCACTAACCACGCTGCCCAGCTTCATACGCTCCTG GGTCTCTATTGCATCTCCGTGAACTGCATGGACAACGCCGAGGCCCAGTTCACAGCCGCTCTTCAG ATGACAACGCACCAGGAGCTTTGGACCTTCATCGTGACCAACCTAGCCAGCGTCTACATCCGGGAAGGGAACCGGCagcaagag CTGTACAGTCTTCTGGAGCGCATTAATCCGGACCAAAACTTTCCCGTTAG CTCTCACTGTCTGCGAGCGGCAGCCTTCTACATCAGAGggctcttctccttcttcgAAGGGCGCTACAACGAGGCCAA GAGGTTCCTGCGGGAGACCCTGAAGATGTCGAATGCAGAGGACCTCAACCGGCTGACGGCCTGCTCTCTGGTGCTCCTGGGCCACATCTTCTTTGTTCTAGGGAACCACAGG GAAAGCAGCAACATGGTGGTTCCCGCCATGCAGTTGGCCAGCAAGATCCCGGACATGTCGGTGCAGCTCTGGTCCTCGGCTCTCCTCAAAG atCTCAACAAGTCCTGTGGGAACACCATCGACGCCCACGAGGCAGCCCAGATGCACCAGACCTTCTCCCAGCAGCTCCTGCAGGATCACATGGCGGCCTGCAGCCTCCCAGAGCACAACCTCATCGGA TGGACGGAAGGCCTTCCACCGGTGCAGCTGCAGCCGCAGAATGGACCCACCACGGGCCTCACCAGCCTGCTCTGA